A single region of the Polyangiaceae bacterium genome encodes:
- a CDS encoding VCBS repeat-containing protein, with product MRGSRFVVLGFVLLGGAASASACGGDDGGVAGNGGSAASAGTGGGGGAAADSSVIDTGIPDECSDQKPCATGVCVAGKCCESAERACGSLCCNSGDVCLFQQCITPGKKCQTVADCADGEYCETALGDPAPDGGTADAGAQDGGKTCTQPIPAGGRCVPLPPICDADGGAPDGGSCIENCEYHPPVGTLEAKPKWQWGLENPPKDFPDFADVWATPTVGRVVDANCDGKVDLSDPPNVIFVSGDAKKTCCSCGGFTPSTCKTGKLRVLDGASGKELWSLAAAKTGNLGFAGLSVALGDIDGDQRVDIVAATGDGYIAAIDADGKVIGVSDQPIDTVTAGTFGWGGGIALGDMDGDGSPEIAYGRNVFSTKGGNITRLFVGAGDNGGGGGRELSFFADVDDDGKLELVAGRTVYEMDGSMLWNKTGLPQGYNAVADFDGDGKPDVVLVANAQVWILKGADGSVELGPVALPGGGNGGPPTVADFDGDGKPEIGVAGQSKYSMLKPDYVGSTLKVVWSAPNHDLSSSVTGSSVFDFEGDGKAEVVYNDECFLWVYDGQTGAVRLALLTTSFTATEASLVADVDGDGHSEIVMVSNGADPSGSGWGCNVAPWNQPDAANNRPAWVPPTGAPAYRGITVFGDKQNSWVGTRTIWNQHAYSVTNVCDSRDSACDPPNLYGSIPASMKQNWKLNWLNNFRQNVQDKGIFDAPDVTVSVAVQCSTPVKVQVSVRNIGLAGLPAGVNVGVFAMVAGVEQQLGIVATTKALLPGQTEVLSFSVPAGSAAPTDPYFARVIIDPANKTFNECRDDNNESKKVVAQCGPA from the coding sequence ATGCGCGGCAGTCGGTTCGTGGTGTTGGGCTTCGTTCTCCTGGGTGGCGCCGCGAGCGCCTCCGCATGCGGCGGCGACGACGGGGGCGTTGCCGGCAACGGTGGCTCGGCGGCCAGCGCCGGCACCGGGGGCGGCGGTGGCGCCGCCGCCGACTCCAGCGTGATCGACACCGGCATACCCGACGAGTGCAGCGATCAGAAGCCGTGCGCGACGGGCGTGTGTGTCGCCGGCAAGTGTTGCGAATCCGCGGAACGCGCGTGCGGCTCGCTATGCTGCAACTCTGGGGACGTGTGCCTGTTCCAGCAGTGCATCACGCCCGGAAAGAAGTGTCAGACCGTGGCGGACTGCGCCGACGGCGAGTACTGCGAAACGGCGCTGGGCGATCCCGCACCGGACGGCGGCACCGCAGATGCCGGGGCACAAGACGGCGGCAAGACCTGTACGCAGCCCATCCCCGCAGGCGGTCGCTGCGTTCCGCTGCCGCCGATCTGCGACGCCGATGGCGGCGCCCCGGACGGCGGCAGCTGCATCGAGAACTGCGAGTACCATCCGCCCGTCGGCACCTTGGAAGCGAAGCCCAAGTGGCAATGGGGACTCGAAAACCCGCCCAAGGACTTCCCCGATTTCGCCGACGTGTGGGCGACCCCCACGGTGGGCCGGGTGGTCGATGCGAACTGCGACGGGAAGGTCGACCTGAGCGATCCCCCGAACGTCATCTTCGTCTCCGGCGACGCCAAGAAGACGTGCTGCTCCTGCGGGGGTTTTACCCCATCCACGTGCAAGACGGGCAAGCTGCGGGTGCTCGACGGCGCGAGCGGCAAGGAGCTCTGGTCCTTGGCTGCGGCAAAGACCGGAAACCTCGGCTTCGCCGGCCTCTCCGTGGCGCTCGGTGATATCGATGGTGACCAGCGCGTGGACATCGTCGCCGCGACGGGCGACGGCTACATCGCGGCCATCGACGCCGATGGCAAGGTCATCGGGGTGAGCGACCAGCCCATCGACACCGTGACCGCCGGAACTTTTGGTTGGGGTGGCGGCATCGCCCTCGGCGACATGGACGGCGACGGCTCACCGGAGATCGCCTACGGTCGGAACGTATTTTCCACCAAGGGCGGCAACATCACGCGGCTGTTCGTCGGTGCCGGCGACAACGGCGGCGGCGGCGGCCGGGAGCTGTCGTTTTTCGCCGACGTGGACGACGACGGCAAGCTCGAGCTCGTGGCCGGACGCACCGTGTACGAGATGGACGGCTCGATGCTGTGGAACAAGACGGGGCTGCCTCAGGGCTACAACGCCGTTGCCGACTTCGACGGCGACGGAAAGCCCGACGTGGTGCTGGTGGCCAACGCTCAGGTTTGGATCCTCAAGGGTGCGGATGGCTCGGTGGAGCTCGGCCCGGTGGCGCTGCCCGGCGGCGGCAACGGCGGCCCGCCCACGGTCGCCGACTTCGACGGCGACGGAAAGCCCGAGATCGGCGTCGCGGGTCAGTCGAAGTACTCGATGCTCAAGCCGGACTATGTCGGCTCCACTTTGAAGGTCGTGTGGTCCGCGCCCAATCACGATCTCTCGTCGTCCGTCACGGGCTCCAGCGTGTTCGACTTCGAAGGCGATGGTAAGGCCGAGGTCGTCTACAACGACGAGTGCTTCCTGTGGGTGTACGACGGCCAAACCGGCGCCGTGCGCCTTGCACTCCTGACCACGTCCTTCACGGCGACCGAAGCGTCGCTCGTAGCGGATGTCGACGGTGACGGCCATTCGGAGATCGTGATGGTCTCCAATGGCGCCGATCCCAGCGGAAGCGGCTGGGGCTGCAACGTCGCCCCCTGGAATCAACCGGACGCCGCCAACAATCGACCGGCTTGGGTTCCCCCGACGGGCGCTCCCGCGTACCGCGGCATCACCGTGTTCGGGGACAAGCAAAACTCCTGGGTCGGCACCCGCACCATCTGGAACCAACACGCCTACAGCGTGACCAACGTGTGTGACTCCCGTGACAGCGCCTGCGACCCGCCCAACCTGTACGGCTCCATCCCGGCGAGCATGAAGCAGAACTGGAAGCTCAACTGGCTGAACAACTTCCGCCAGAACGTGCAAGACAAGGGCATCTTCGACGCCCCCGACGTGACCGTGAGCGTGGCGGTCCAGTGCAGCACTCCGGTGAAGGTGCAAGTGTCGGTACGGAACATCGGCTTGGCGGGGCTGCCCGCCGGCGTGAACGTCGGCGTCTTCGCCATGGTCGCTGGGGTGGAGCAGCAGCTCGGAATTGTCGCCACCACCAAGGCGCTGCTCCCGGGTCAGACCGAGGTGCTCTCGTTCTCCGTCCCGGCCGGAAGCGCCGCACCTACAGATCCCTACTTCGCCCGCGTGATCATCGATCCCGCCAACAAGACCTTCAACGAGTGCCGGGACGACAACAACGAGAGCAAGAAGGTCGTGGCCCAGTGCGGGCCAGCTTGA
- a CDS encoding serine/threonine protein kinase, with amino-acid sequence MTRDDRFLDEVSLSDIELTRAQDPSSSPTAVESPFALGAVEERPPPSAEQIGRYELLLELASGGMATVYIGRQRGAAGFQRLVAIKRMHPHVGKVPELAASFMDEARIASLIRHPNVVNVHDVHEADGEHLLVMDYVEGASLAAVMRGARKRRERIGRPAALRILVDALSGLHAAHEQTNLDGRPLGVVHRDATPHNILLGVDGSVRLTDFGIAKAAERTVNTATGLAKGKFRYMAPEQARGGALDRRVDVFAMGIVAWEILTGARLFDADSDGQVLLAITEGNYRKPSSEDPSIPPELEAIVMRALEVNPDRRWPTALAFAEAIRMWGQAAGEIASPTEVSRLVHEFCGQEVQARRGALSEVLSGARAGPGLGKAAGRQSLTGTGSTAGTSAPLTLDSVKVVPALSEQDIRAYRARRRMLIGVAAVGGLVVAGLTVAIAVVLSTDKPKPIVAVETPTSSAPRGSAPVAPPDKPSRVRVEVRSDRDIAEIRGPGVSDIQFSKDGVTLELPRSEQKVKLVVSMADGSEIEEEVVPKENMAIFVRSVQAAGKKPEPKPTVPRPAVTGAAKPPPTPGGLESNPYE; translated from the coding sequence GTGACGCGGGACGATCGCTTCCTGGACGAGGTGAGCCTCTCGGACATCGAGCTCACCCGCGCGCAGGATCCGAGCTCGTCCCCCACGGCGGTGGAGTCGCCCTTCGCCCTGGGCGCGGTGGAAGAGCGACCGCCGCCGAGCGCCGAACAGATCGGCCGCTACGAGCTCCTGCTGGAGCTGGCCTCCGGCGGCATGGCCACGGTGTACATCGGTCGGCAGCGCGGCGCCGCGGGCTTTCAGCGCCTGGTGGCCATCAAGCGCATGCACCCCCACGTGGGCAAGGTGCCCGAGCTGGCGGCGTCCTTCATGGACGAGGCGCGCATCGCGTCGCTGATTCGCCACCCCAACGTCGTGAACGTGCACGACGTCCACGAGGCCGACGGCGAGCACCTGCTGGTGATGGATTACGTGGAGGGCGCGAGCCTGGCCGCAGTGATGCGCGGAGCGCGCAAGCGTCGCGAGCGCATCGGCCGACCCGCGGCGCTCCGCATCTTGGTGGACGCCTTGTCGGGCCTGCACGCCGCCCACGAGCAGACCAACCTCGACGGTCGGCCCCTCGGCGTCGTGCACCGCGACGCCACGCCGCACAACATCCTCTTGGGCGTGGATGGCTCCGTGCGCCTCACGGACTTCGGCATCGCCAAGGCCGCCGAACGCACGGTGAACACGGCCACGGGCCTCGCCAAAGGCAAGTTCCGTTACATGGCGCCGGAGCAGGCCCGCGGTGGAGCGTTGGATCGTCGCGTGGACGTGTTCGCCATGGGCATCGTGGCCTGGGAGATCTTGACCGGCGCCCGGCTGTTCGACGCGGACAGCGACGGTCAGGTGCTGCTCGCCATCACCGAAGGCAACTACCGAAAGCCCTCCAGCGAGGACCCCAGTATTCCGCCGGAGCTCGAGGCGATCGTGATGCGCGCCTTGGAAGTGAACCCCGATCGCCGCTGGCCCACGGCGCTGGCCTTCGCGGAGGCCATTCGCATGTGGGGGCAGGCCGCGGGGGAGATCGCGTCACCCACCGAGGTGAGCCGTCTGGTCCACGAGTTCTGCGGCCAAGAAGTGCAGGCGCGCCGCGGGGCGCTCTCGGAGGTGCTGTCCGGCGCACGCGCCGGGCCGGGTCTGGGCAAGGCCGCCGGGCGCCAGAGTCTCACGGGTACCGGCTCCACCGCCGGCACCAGCGCGCCGCTCACGCTGGACAGCGTGAAGGTAGTGCCCGCCCTCAGCGAGCAGGACATCCGCGCCTACCGCGCGCGCCGCCGCATGCTCATCGGCGTCGCTGCCGTGGGCGGCTTGGTGGTGGCCGGGCTCACCGTCGCCATCGCCGTCGTGCTCTCGACCGACAAGCCGAAGCCCATCGTCGCCGTGGAGACGCCGACGTCGAGCGCGCCCCGGGGCAGCGCGCCGGTGGCGCCCCCGGACAAGCCGAGCCGCGTGCGCGTGGAAGTGCGCTCGGATCGCGACATCGCCGAGATCCGCGGCCCCGGCGTCAGCGACATTCAGTTCTCCAAGGACGGCGTCACGCTGGAGCTGCCGCGCTCCGAGCAGAAGGTGAAGCTCGTCGTGAGCATGGCGGACGGCTCGGAGATCGAAGAAGAGGTCGTTCCCAAGGAGAACATGGCCATCTTCGTGCGCAGCGTTCAGGCCGCCGGCAAGAAGCCCGAGCCGAAGCCGACCGTGCCGCGGCCTGCCGTCACTGGAGCCGCCAAGCCGCCGCCGACCCCCGGCGGCCTCGAGTCGAACCCCTACGAGTAG